CGCATCGTAGGTCTGTTCCTTGAACACCCGGTAACGCCGGCGGGCCGCCTCCGGATCCAGGTCCGTCGCCCGTTCCTCAAGCAACTCACCCACCCCTGTCCGCCGCACTTCATCGTTGTGCTCACGAACCTCGTTGCCGCGCTTGATCTGGCGGGCAATGCTCTCCTTTTCATCCACGAAAAGGACCATGATATGCATGATGGGCTGGCGAAACTCCTGAGCCAGCGGTGTGTTGTAGAAATCCCGACGCAGCTGATTCATCCGGCTGACCAGCAGCTTCATGCATTCGACCTGGACGTGAGTACGGGGGAATCCGTCGAGAATCGCACCGTCCCGGTACCTGCGCTCCAGCAACTTGCGGAAGAGGATCTCGACCACCTCCCGGTCTCCGACCATGCCGCCGGCATCCTTGATCTTCTTCGCTTCCGGCGTGTCGAGCAGGGAGCTGACCACGATGGGATCGCAGGTCAACCCCCTCACCTGCATGATGAAGGGGGTGTTGGTTCCCTTGCCCGCCCCCGGAGCGCCCCCAAGCAGGATCAACTCCCTGGGAAAGCGCATGCCCTCCGGCCCGTGTTCGCTCTCAAGAGTCTCCCAGACCGAGTTGAAAATGAGTTGGGCGTCCTTGACCTCAAGATCGAGGAGAACCGGTCTGGAAGATGGTTCGGCTTGAGGCTGGTTGGTGGCCTTGGAGGTCATCGGTATGGAGGAAAATGGATGAGGCTTCGTCCTGAAATCGAGACCGGATCCGTCAAAGCGGCAATGATAAACGGAGCAGATTCGCCTGAACTCGCGGCCACCGCCCCACCGCGGACTCAGCGGCTGATGTCGCGCTGGTCAATCACTCGAATGCCCCTCAACGAAAGGGCGTCCGCCGCCAGTTCTTGGTCTTCCAGGTGCAGGACAATCCCACATCGCCCCCTCGGTCGCGATACAAAGGGATAGAGGTAGTGGATGTTGAGCTCGGCTTCGAGCAGGGCGGAGAGCACTTTCCCAAGATCGGCCTCGGTCGCCATCTCCACTCCCAGAACCTCGCTCTCATTGCAGGCCAACCCTTTGGCAGCAAACAATGCCCGCGCCCGGTCCGGGTCGTCGACCACCACCCTAAGGATCGAGCTGTCGATCGTGTCGACCGTGGACAAAGCCATCACATGCACCTGGTCCCCGGCCAAAAGGCCGATGATCTCCGAGAGGATGCCCACCTTGTTCTCGGAGAATACGGAAAACTGGATGATCGGTGATCTCCGGACCGATCGGGTTTCACTCGTGGCCATACCTCCAGTTTCCGGATTCGGATCCCGAATGCACGCCTATTCAGCTCCGGACTCCAGTCCGTCGTCGGCCGTCCGGCAAAGCTCAAAGCTTGCACCGGCAGGCAGAGTGGACAGATACAGAGAGCCACTCCTGCTTCTCCATCACATGAAGATCATCGTCACCGGCGCTGCCGGCACCATCGGCACCGCAGTGGCCGACCACCTCGCTTCCGTCGGGTTCTCGGTGGTCGGCGTGGATCGGGTCTTCAAATCCGGACGTGCCTACCCGTTGCGCATCGCCAATCTCCTGGTGCGGGAGGCCGCCTACGAGATTCTCGCCGGGGCCGATGCCGTCGTCCACCTTGCCAACCATCCGACGAGTTGGGGCCGCGACGCTCAGACCATTGTGAATGAGAATGTCGCCATGAACACCCATGTCACCCAGGCAGCGGTGGAATTGGGCATCCCAAAGCTTGTATTCGCCAGCACCATCCAGGTCATGACAGGCGACCGCCGGGCCGAATTCCGGAAAGAACAGCCCAGCGTCCTCGCTTACCTTCCGCTCGACAGCGAGAGTCCGGCCATCCCGGAAAACCCCTACGCCCTGAGCAAGCACCTGACCGAGACCATGCTCCGGTATTACGCACGGAATCATGGTCTGAGTGCCGTCGCCATCCGGTTTCCCTTTGTTTTCAACCACCGGTGGCATTTCGGGGGCATGGGCGGGATCCACCAACACTACAGGCTCGATGAAGCCTTCAGTTTTCTCGAGATCGAGGACGCCGCCGGACTGGTCGAGGC
The Opitutaceae bacterium genome window above contains:
- a CDS encoding nucleoside monophosphate kinase, with translation MTSKATNQPQAEPSSRPVLLDLEVKDAQLIFNSVWETLESEHGPEGMRFPRELILLGGAPGAGKGTNTPFIMQVRGLTCDPIVVSSLLDTPEAKKIKDAGGMVGDREVVEILFRKLLERRYRDGAILDGFPRTHVQVECMKLLVSRMNQLRRDFYNTPLAQEFRQPIMHIMVLFVDEKESIARQIKRGNEVREHNDEVRRTGVGELLEERATDLDPEAARRRYRVFKEQTYDALQSLREIFHYHFINAQGPIEEVHQNIIKELKYQSSLELDPRTFDRLRSIPIASEITIHARQELVRRLDRYEFDEPVLFQQVVRIIEDRFMPIVLRHALTGRAYVNSEEAIFSNPLALAMLLDVFSERGFHAVVDIHRQEIPEKVDLTTGVIECRTKKVFRFQIHFRGSDIRRGS
- a CDS encoding acetolactate synthase, whose protein sequence is MATSETRSVRRSPIIQFSVFSENKVGILSEIIGLLAGDQVHVMALSTVDTIDSSILRVVVDDPDRARALFAAKGLACNESEVLGVEMATEADLGKVLSALLEAELNIHYLYPFVSRPRGRCGIVLHLEDQELAADALSLRGIRVIDQRDISR
- a CDS encoding NAD(P)-dependent oxidoreductase, which produces MKIIVTGAAGTIGTAVADHLASVGFSVVGVDRVFKSGRAYPLRIANLLVREAAYEILAGADAVVHLANHPTSWGRDAQTIVNENVAMNTHVTQAAVELGIPKLVFASTIQVMTGDRRAEFRKEQPSVLAYLPLDSESPAIPENPYALSKHLTETMLRYYARNHGLSAVAIRFPFVFNHRWHFGGMGGIHQHYRLDEAFSFLEIEDAAGLVEAVLRTDLPGFRVYFPASHENFLNRPAGELAREFFPEVPLKVPADQLQSLIDTAVITRETGWSPRTHVFEKENPSV